In Cyprinus carpio isolate SPL01 chromosome A14, ASM1834038v1, whole genome shotgun sequence, a single window of DNA contains:
- the LOC109092759 gene encoding probable ATP-dependent RNA helicase DDX41, which translates to METENRPRKRNYSEKSGSEGSEDDDYVPYVPVKIRKQQMLQKVMRFRGKGLTEEEQKDSGGEQKDEDEGLGPRSNVSLLDQHQHLKEKAEARKESAKEKQLKEEEKILESVAEGRALMSVKEMAKGITYEDPIKTSWKAPRYIHGMPAARHERVRKKYHILVEGEGIPPPIKSFREMKFPQAILKGLKKKGIVHPTPIQIQGIPTILSGRDMIGIAFTGSGKTLVFTLPIIMFCLEQEKRLPFCKREGPYGLIICPSRELARQTHGVIEYYCKLLEDEGAPQLRCALCIGGMSVKEQMEVVKHGVHMMVATPGRLMDLLNKKMVSLDICRYLALDEADRMIDMGFEEDIRTIFSYFKGQRQTLLFSATMPKKIQNFAKSALVKPITINVGRAGAASLDVIQEVEYVKEEAKMVYLLECLQKSPPPVLIFAEKKADVDAIQEYLLLKGVEAVAIHGGKDQEERTKAIEAFKEEKKDVLVATDVASKGLDFPAIQHVVNYDMPEEIENYVHRIGRTGRSGKTGIATTFINKGCDESVLMDLKALLVEAKQKVPPVLQVLQMGDETMLDIGEERGCTFCGGLGHRITVCPKLEAMQTKQVTNIGRKDYLASSSMDF; encoded by the exons AGAAACTACTCAGAGAAGTCTGGATCAGAGGGCTCAGAAGATGATGACTATGTGCCGTATGTTCCTGTTAAGATCAGAAAACAGCAGATG CTCCAGAAAGTGATGCGTTTCCGTGGGAAAGGGCTTACAGAGGAGGAACAGAAAGATAGTGGTGGAGAGCAGAAAGATGAGGATGAGGGTCTGGGCCCCCGATCCAATGTCAGTCTGCTGGATCAGCACCAACACCTCAAGGAGAAAGCTGAAG CTCGAAAGGAGTCTGCCAAGGAGAAACAACTGAAAGAGGAAGAAAAGATTCTGGAGAGCGTTGCTGAAGGCAGAG CTCTAATGTCTGTGAAGGAGATGGCCAAAGGAATCACATATGAAGACCCAATAAAAACAAG CTGGAAAGCTCCACGTTACATTCATGGCATGCCAGCAGCGCGGCATGAACGTGTACGGAAGAAGTACCACATTCTTGTTGAAGGTGAAGGCATTCCACCACCCATTAAGAGCTTCAGAGAGATGAAGTTCCCTCAGG CCATCCTTAAAGGACTGAAGAAAAAAGGAATCGTTCACCCGACACCAATTCAGATTCAGGGAATACCAACCAT tctcTCTGGCAGGGACATGATTGGCATTGCTTTCACCGGCTCAGGGAAAACTCTGGTTTTCACGCTGCCCATCATAATGTTTTGTCTGGAGCAGGAGAAACGGTTACCCTTCTGTAAGAGAGAGGGACCCTATGGCCTCATCATCTGCCCTTCT AGGGAGCTGGCGAGACAGACACATGGTGTCATTGAATACTACTGTAAGCTCCTAGAGGATGAAGGGGCTCCTCAGTTGCGCTGTGCCCTGTGTATTGGGGGCATGTCTGTCAAAGAACAGATGGAGGTGGTTAAACA TGGGGTGCACATGATGGTGGCCACTCCAGGCAGACTGATGGACCTGCTGAACAAGAAGATGGTGAGTCTGGATATCTGCCGCTATCTGGCTCTGGACGAGGCTGACAGGATGATTGACATGGGTTTTGAGGAGGACATCAGGACCATCTTCTCTTACTTTAAG ggtCAGAGACAAACACTGCTTTTCAGTGCCACTATGCCCAAGAAGATTCAGAACTTTGCCAAAAGTGCTTTAGTGAAACCTATCACCATTAATGTGGGCAGAGCTGGAGCTGCAAGCTTGGACGTCATCCAG gaagtggaatatgtcaaagaaGAGGCCAAAATGGTTTATCTCCTGGAGTGTCTCCAGAAGAGCCCACCGCCA gTATTAATATTCGCTGAGAAGAAAGCAGATGTAGATGCCATACAAGAGTATCTTCTGCTGAAAGGTGTGGAGGCGGTGGCTATTCACGGTGGAAAAG ACCAGGAAGAGAGAACAAAAGCCATTGAGGCATtcaaagaggagaagaaagatgTTTTAGTGGCTACCGATGTTGCTTCGAAGGGTCTGGATTTTCCAGCTATCCAGCATGTTGTCAATTATGATATGCCAGAGGAGATTGAGAACTATG TCCACAGAATAGGCAGAACAGGTCGATCCGGAAAGACTGGAATAGCCACAACATTTATCAACAAAGGATGTG ATGAGTCTGTACTAATGGATCTGAAAGCTCTGTTGGTTGAAGCCAAGCAGAAGGTTCCTCCTGTGCTGCAGGTTCTCCAAATGGGAGACGAGACGATGCTGGATATTGGAG AAGAGAGAGGCTGTACATTTTGTGGTGGTTTGGGCCACAGGATCACAGTCTGCCCCAAACTGGAGGCCATGCAGACAAAACAGGTCACCAACATCGGCCGCAAGGACTATCTGGCCAGCAGCTCCATGGATTTTTAA
- the dok3 gene encoding docking protein 3 isoform X1 translates to MDVISKEGPLFLQGVKFGKKIWRKSWLILFEPSSVGIGRMELYDMRDRGGLMGSAAARPSGLRKTDKRVIRLTDCLSITPALGESCPKDCSAFFLNTTSCTYTIAAPTQEDWMTILCQLAFQKTQTTEDTKKDKNTTLADNELYSTWGAGQFQVTVQSTDASQRCRMSGSYLLSSEKEAICLLDLKTGQAIYHWPYKLLRRFGQVKGGIMIEAGRRCNTGEGQFIFLSKQGSQIKRAIEEAIMHQSVQELLAQATALPQEFASQPPSPKSKPQDKSKVKNLPPISGNQDRLRQEQLPPSTPLPQATPPPPALPKPKTQARDKTMVNMKLQGNKNQEKPCPPALKKPGQPIHKLIKSVLTHQNVQKASSTPSQQTPPPPPPLPKSRPQDRPNVKKLPPVNTNQDRPCPAVPRRYITLPDPPPYVKSPVSSPDDVLYTVIFPQPKPRSKINLPKVPMPPSLPPNTDTDVTMDNEKEWKSPQDPSEENNEEAPYTNLSVKTTAEQDQPNIEDLYSTVNFAAKRKNRQTEGSDDQEQPSTEQNPPVITSSEIPVNFKQTLSNMLFKDPSKIPPPFPPRSREGSSDQLDRIDEQMTD, encoded by the exons ATGGATGTAATTTCTAAAGAGGGTCCGCTCTTTTTGCAGGGTGTCAAGTTTGGGAAG AAGATATGGCGGAAATCCTGGCTGATTCTGTTTGAGCCCAGCTCTGTAGGGATCGGCCGTATGGAGCTGTACGACATGCGTGATAGAGGGGGGCTGATGGGGTCCGCCGCTGCGAGGCCTTCAGGGCTCAGGAAGACAGACAAACGGGTGATCCGCCTGACAGACTGTCTGAGCATCACTCCAGCCCTGGGAGAAAGCTGTCCCAAAGATTGCTCCGCCTTCTTTTTAAACACGACCTCATGCACCTACACCATTGCTGCTCCCACCCAGGAGGACTGGATGACAATTCTGTGCCAGCTAGCATTTCAG AAGACCCAAACAACCGAAGATACCAAGaaagataaaaacacaacactggCTGACAATGAACTGTACTCCACCTGGGGAGCAG GTCAGTTCCAGGTGACAGTGCAGAGCACAGATGCGTCTCAAAGGTGCAGGATGTCCGGGTCTTACCTGCTGTCTTCTGAGAAAGAGGCTATTTGTCTGCTGGATCTTAAGACCGGGCAGGCCATCTACCATTGGCCCTATAAGCTCCTCAGGAGATTTGGCCAAGTCAAG gGTGGAATTATGATTGAGGCAGGTCGTCGCTGTAACACTGGCGAGGGTCAGTTCATTTTCTTGTCAAAACAGGGGTCACAAATAAAGAGGGCCATTGAGGAGGCCATCATGCACCAGAGTGTCCAAGAGCTGCTGGCACAAGCCACCGCTCTTCCACAAGAGTTCGCGTCCCAGCCCCCCTCGCCTAAAAGCAAACCGCAGGACAAATCTAAGGTAAAAAATCTTCCTCCAATCAGCGGGAACCAAGATCGACTGCGCCAAGAGCAGCTGCCACCATCCACACCCCTTCCACAAGCCACTCCACCCCCACCAGCGTTACCGAAACCCAAAACACAGGCCAGGGACAAAACTATGGTCAATATGAAACTTCAAGGCAACAAGAATCAAGAAAAACCTTGTCCACCTGCACTGAAAAAACCTGGGCAGCCAATACACAAGCTCATTAAAAGTGTTCTCACACACCAGAATGTCCAAAAAGCATCATCAACTCCTTCTCAACAAACCCCTCCACCACCGCCACCCTTGCCTAAATCCAGACCACAGGACAGGCCTAATGTTAAAAAGCTTCCTCCAGTCAATACAAATCAAGATAGACCCTGTCCAGCAGTACCACGGAGATACATCACCTTACCAGATCCACCACCTTACGTCAAAAGCCCTGTAAGTAGCCCGGATGATGTTTTATATACAGTGATATTTCCACAACCAAAACCAAGATCAAAAATAAATCTCCCAAAAGTTCCAATGCCTCCCAGTCTACCACCAAACACGGATACAGATGTAACTATGGATAATGAGAAGGAGTGGAAATCACCACAAGATCCTTCTGAGGAGAACAATGAAGAGGCTCCGTACACTAACTTGTCCGTGAAGACCACTGCAGAGCAGGATCAACCGAATATTGAGGACCTATATAGCACAGTGAATTTCGCAGCTAAACGTAAGAACAGACAGACTGAGGGCAGTGATGATCAAGAGCAGCCTAGCACTGAGCAAAACCCTCCTGTCATCACTTCCAGTGAAATCCCTGTCAACTTCAAACAGACCCTTTCTAACATGCTGTTTAAAGATCCGTCCAAAATTCCACCCCCATTTCCGCCCCGGTCACGTGAGGGAAGTTCTGATCAGTTAGACCGAATAGATGAGCAGATGACTGATTGA
- the dok3 gene encoding pollen-specific leucine-rich repeat extensin-like protein 1 isoform X2: METSARKEQKAKDKALKTQTTEDTKKDKNTTLADNELYSTWGAGQFQVTVQSTDASQRCRMSGSYLLSSEKEAICLLDLKTGQAIYHWPYKLLRRFGQVKGGIMIEAGRRCNTGEGQFIFLSKQGSQIKRAIEEAIMHQSVQELLAQATALPQEFASQPPSPKSKPQDKSKVKNLPPISGNQDRLRQEQLPPSTPLPQATPPPPALPKPKTQARDKTMVNMKLQGNKNQEKPCPPALKKPGQPIHKLIKSVLTHQNVQKASSTPSQQTPPPPPPLPKSRPQDRPNVKKLPPVNTNQDRPCPAVPRRYITLPDPPPYVKSPVSSPDDVLYTVIFPQPKPRSKINLPKVPMPPSLPPNTDTDVTMDNEKEWKSPQDPSEENNEEAPYTNLSVKTTAEQDQPNIEDLYSTVNFAAKRKNRQTEGSDDQEQPSTEQNPPVITSSEIPVNFKQTLSNMLFKDPSKIPPPFPPRSREGSSDQLDRIDEQMTD, translated from the exons ATGGAAACATCTGCCAGGAAAGAGCAGAAAGCAAAAGACAAAGCATTG AAGACCCAAACAACCGAAGATACCAAGaaagataaaaacacaacactggCTGACAATGAACTGTACTCCACCTGGGGAGCAG GTCAGTTCCAGGTGACAGTGCAGAGCACAGATGCGTCTCAAAGGTGCAGGATGTCCGGGTCTTACCTGCTGTCTTCTGAGAAAGAGGCTATTTGTCTGCTGGATCTTAAGACCGGGCAGGCCATCTACCATTGGCCCTATAAGCTCCTCAGGAGATTTGGCCAAGTCAAG gGTGGAATTATGATTGAGGCAGGTCGTCGCTGTAACACTGGCGAGGGTCAGTTCATTTTCTTGTCAAAACAGGGGTCACAAATAAAGAGGGCCATTGAGGAGGCCATCATGCACCAGAGTGTCCAAGAGCTGCTGGCACAAGCCACCGCTCTTCCACAAGAGTTCGCGTCCCAGCCCCCCTCGCCTAAAAGCAAACCGCAGGACAAATCTAAGGTAAAAAATCTTCCTCCAATCAGCGGGAACCAAGATCGACTGCGCCAAGAGCAGCTGCCACCATCCACACCCCTTCCACAAGCCACTCCACCCCCACCAGCGTTACCGAAACCCAAAACACAGGCCAGGGACAAAACTATGGTCAATATGAAACTTCAAGGCAACAAGAATCAAGAAAAACCTTGTCCACCTGCACTGAAAAAACCTGGGCAGCCAATACACAAGCTCATTAAAAGTGTTCTCACACACCAGAATGTCCAAAAAGCATCATCAACTCCTTCTCAACAAACCCCTCCACCACCGCCACCCTTGCCTAAATCCAGACCACAGGACAGGCCTAATGTTAAAAAGCTTCCTCCAGTCAATACAAATCAAGATAGACCCTGTCCAGCAGTACCACGGAGATACATCACCTTACCAGATCCACCACCTTACGTCAAAAGCCCTGTAAGTAGCCCGGATGATGTTTTATATACAGTGATATTTCCACAACCAAAACCAAGATCAAAAATAAATCTCCCAAAAGTTCCAATGCCTCCCAGTCTACCACCAAACACGGATACAGATGTAACTATGGATAATGAGAAGGAGTGGAAATCACCACAAGATCCTTCTGAGGAGAACAATGAAGAGGCTCCGTACACTAACTTGTCCGTGAAGACCACTGCAGAGCAGGATCAACCGAATATTGAGGACCTATATAGCACAGTGAATTTCGCAGCTAAACGTAAGAACAGACAGACTGAGGGCAGTGATGATCAAGAGCAGCCTAGCACTGAGCAAAACCCTCCTGTCATCACTTCCAGTGAAATCCCTGTCAACTTCAAACAGACCCTTTCTAACATGCTGTTTAAAGATCCGTCCAAAATTCCACCCCCATTTCCGCCCCGGTCACGTGAGGGAAGTTCTGATCAGTTAGACCGAATAGATGAGCAGATGACTGATTGA
- the LOC109093304 gene encoding protein Fer3-like, with product MTAKAKLLHWSDGKLRERPEEFTLSEHPRLTRSDPRAWMTSATPAYSPAGDHYAHTSVDAALDKYMSGVSSPVTAESDLGGSKAHGGTKQNLTGPQRHRRVAANARERRRMHGLNRAFDKLRSVIPSLENEKKLSKYDTLQMAQIYITELSELLEGVVQSECRGLRDGCGASGNHGNLGQRSSAQTLRTSIAYTMDAASSNFVPEKNDVTSNASDGESSHFSDIEEGQSGGR from the coding sequence ATGACAGCAAAAGCCAAGCTTTTGCACTGGTCAGATGGAAAACTTCGCGAACGACCGGAGGAGTTCACTCTCTCTGAACATCCGAGGTTGACCCGCAGTGACCCACGGGCCTGGATGACCTCCGCGACCCCCGCGTACTCACCCGCAGGTGACCACTACGCACACACGTCGGTGGATGCCGCCTTGGACAAGTACATGTCTGGAGTCAGCAGTCCTGTGACAGCGGAATCTGATCTGGGAGGATCTAAAGCACATGGAGGGACCAAGCAAAATCTCACCGGACCCCAAAGACACAGACGTGTGGCTGCTAATGCGAGAGAAAGGCGGCGGATGCACGGACTGAACCGGGCTTTTGACAAACTGAGGAGCGTCATTCCTTCCTTAGAGAACGAGAAAAAACTGTCTAAATATGACACCCTTCAGATGGCGCAGATTTACATCACAGAACTGTCCGAGTTGTTGGAAGGTGTGGTGCAGTCGGAGTGCAGAGGTCTGCGGGACGGATGCGGCGCGTCTGGTAACCATGGTAACCTCGGGCAGAGGAGTTCAGCTCAGACTTTGAGGACCAGCATCGCTTACACAATGGACGCAGCTTCTTCTAATTTTGTTCCCGAGAAAAATGATGTCACGTCCAATGCGAGTGATGGCGAATCATCCCATTTCAGCGACATCGAAGAAGGACAGTCTGGAGGACGCTGA